Within the Synechococcales cyanobacterium CNB genome, the region AGCCGGGCGACATGTCGAAGGCCGTCGTCGTGCGGACGGCAAAGCCCAAGCGTCGTGCGGACGGCTCGTACGTGCGGTTCGATCGCAGTGCCGTTGTGCTGATCAACGACGATGGGAACCCGAAGGGAACGCGCATCTTCGGCCCTGTGGCGAGAGAGCTGCGCGAGCGGAACTACATGAAGATCGTTTCTCTGGCCT harbors:
- the rplN gene encoding 50S ribosomal protein L14: MLQQESRCEVADNSGAKIAYVIKVYGGSTRRGGFRRRTAGVGDRVLVSVKKALPGAEVKPGDMSKAVVVRTAKPKRRADGSYVRFDRSAVVLINDDGNPKGTRIFGPVARELRERNYMKIVSLASEVV